GACTTGCTTGTTCCATGTAGCTAATGCTGGAAAAGGAAAACTCCATCTCATGTCTCCCGCTACAGCTACTCCCCCCTTTGTTTGAAGTGCATCGCCAGCAATTAAACTATTGCTTCGCTCATCAAGAAAAGCCATCAACCCAGGTGTATGACCAGGAGCATGAATTGCTAGTAACGAACCGATCCGGTCCCCATCCTTTAGTAAGGTATCAGGTTTGGTCTGAATGTTCTTAGGAACTCCACCTTTAATAGGCGAATCTCCCTCACCTTCTTCTAACGACAAATCACCATCTAAGATCTTTAGTTCACGTTCAGGTAACAACACTTCAGCTGTTGGTAGTGCTTCCTTCAACCCATCTAACGCGCCAACATGATCTGTATGTGCATGAGTTAAAACAATTCTCTGGATAGGCTTCCCTATTTCTTCCGCTGCTTTTAAGATGGGCTTTTTACTAAAAGGCATTCCTGCATCTATCAACGTCAGAGACTTCTCTCCCTCAACAAAATAACAATTAACCGGAAAAAACGTTGGCATAAACGAAAGCATATACACCTGATCCAATTTGGTCACTTTCATACGTATTCCCCCTAAGAAAAACTAATGGTATTAGTTTCATTATAACTAATACCATTAGCTTCGCAAGTGTTATTTTGTTGAGAAGGGGGATGAGACGCAGGGACAGGTCCATCATCCCACCAACGTTTCCTGCATTTTTGTTAACGATAGTACGCCTGACAACAGTGGGAGAATAGCTACAAGGCCAATTGCCCAATGAACGGATAATAGGTCTGCAAACACCCCTGCAAGTAAAGCCCCAAATGCATATCCGCTATCTCGCCAGAAACGATAAATTCCTAGAGACGTTGCCCGCCATTTAGGTTGGGCTACATCACTGACAGAAGCGATAATGGTAGGATAAACCATCGCTGTTCCTATTCCGAGAAGGAGTGCTCCAATGAGCCATAAGAAGTAGCCGTTGACTAACAAGATGAACCAAAGCGAGAAAGCTTGAACAAACATTCCTGCTACAATGAGACCTTTTCGACCGATTCGATCACTCCATACTCCTGTAAACAGTTGGAAAAACCCCCATGCTGCAGGATAAACGGCAATGATTGTACCAATCTGACCTACTGTTAATCCACTAGATGCAAAAAAGATAGGAAACAGCCCCCAGGCCATGCCATCTTTCAAATTTGTTGTTAATCCTGCAAAACTGCTACTGGATAAATTTTTATTCTTCCAAGACGTTTGTTTAAATACTTCCGATGTAGAAATCGTTTTAGAAGGCTGCTCCTGAGATTGTACCTTCAGATATTCACCTGTATCCTTAGTTAATAACGATAGAACAAATCCAACAACAACTAATCCTATGCCAATATAAAAAGGTTCTGGACTTAACGAATAAACAGATGCTACATAGCCAGATATAGCTGCCATTAAAGCCACTCCTATATAACCTGCAAATTCATTGAATCCAACAGCTAACCCACGTTGATTCGATTTCGCCAAATCCACCTTCATGTTCACTGTCATCGACCAGGTTAGCGCCTGATTAACCCCCAACAACACATTGGCAAACACAATCAACCACCAAGTTTCAGCAAAAATAACAAGTAATGGAACAGCTAATCCAATTGCCCAACCAGCTAATAATACCTTTTTGCGACCCAGCCTATCTGCAAGGCTTCCCGCAAATAAGTTCATAGTTGCTTTTGAGAAACCGAAACTAACGATAAACGAAAGAGCCGCAGTCATAGAGGCAAGGCCAAATCGCTCTTCCCCTATGATTGGGAGAATGGTCCGCTCCAACCCAACCATTGAACCTACAAATAAATTAATGACAACTAACAAAATAAATTGCGTGATGTTTTCTTTTACGCCGATTTGAATGCCGCTTGATGATGTATTCATACTTCTTCCTTTCCTAACAAATTTAACTCCGTACTATACCCTGCACCGTAATTATACTATGTATCTATCCTAACGTTTAACAATTTGCATGTGGAATGCGGGGACAGGTCCTTCGTCCCACACATAATAAAAGCGCCAGACCTCCCGCTGCTTCACAGTATAACCACATTACCAATGCGGGGGTCTGTTACCTTTTTTGGGATGAGGGACCTGTCCCCGCGTCTCATCCCCCCTTCCAACTAGAACACCAAGGTCACTAGCCCATACAAAATTAGGGACAACAGAAATGGGGCTGCGCTGTGTTTAAGCTTATATCCTGAATAGGTGACGGTGTTAAATCCCATAATTTTCGACATGGTTGCAGTTGTGGCGCTAAGTGGAGAGACTAGTCCTCCTACTGTACCGCTTGCAAATACGATGCCGATTAAAAGAGGTAATGGAATGTCCGATGTTGTCGCTAGTGAAACACCAATAGGCATCAATAAGCCCCATGACCCCCATGCAGAACCAACAAAATAAGCTAGCACCGACCCTAGTAAGAAAGTTATCGGTGGGATAAAAGATTCTGGAATCACACCTAATGTTTCCGTTACAAATGATGATAAACCTAAATCCTTCGTAGCTGACGCCAATCCCCACACCAGTGCAAATAAGAAAAAGGCGGGTATGAGCTTATTCCCTCCTTCGAAGAAATACTGTAATAGTTCTTTTAAGGAATATCGATCTATACTGTGCTGAAGGAAGGTAATAACAAGCGTAATCAAGATGGCATGGAACATCGCTTTTGTTACATTTGCTTTCATAAAAGCCTGAATCATGCTAGGTGTCTGCTGATACCCATCCCACCACGACAAAAGAACAGATAAACTTATCGCCAAAAACAGTGGAATAACCAAGTTCCATACATTAGCTCTCACGCCTTTGTCTTCAGCACCCTCATCATTCCTTTGTCCCTCCTCCTTCTTATGCTCATCCTTCTGATCATAAATCTTCGGATGCTTCACCACACTATACACAAGGGCCAGTACAATCGTCGTAATCGAAAAGAAGTTAAAAGGGATACTTTTCAGGAAGTAAAGATAAGCATCACCACTGATTTCAGTATTTTCTAAAGCTAACTCAATCGTAGTTGTCATGTATCCAATAAAAGCCGTAGCAACAGGTATTAATGCAATGACTGGTAAAGCTGTCGCTTCTATCACAAAACTAAGGCGTTCTTTCTTCACATCTAGTTTATTCTGTATAGCCTTCATAATAGGTGCAACCGTTACAATACGCAGATTTGGGGAGATAAACGTACCTCCCAATGAAAGCCAGCTCAAGAAAATCGCCTGCTTCTTCGTCTGGATACGGTTTGACACTAATTCAATAAATCCTTTGATACCACCTGTCATTTTCGTCATTTGGATAATGCCAGCAAAAATATATAAGAATCCAATAACCTGGAGCTTTGTATCTTTTGTGAGATTCGTAATGATATAGGAGGACATAGCGTCCATCCCGCCTAGGAAAGAACCTTCTACAATCAAGGAAGCAATTAGCAATCCAATAAATAACCCTGGTAATACTTGCTTCGTCCACAAGGCAAACACAATAATGACAACAAACGGTATCACCGACGCCCAGTGTTCCATGTCACTCCTCCCGCTTCCGAATTTTATTATATTAGTATTGGTTAATGTAGTAGGTTTCATTACACGTAAAAAAGACTGTAACCATGTAATGGTTACAGCCCGATACATTAATTATATGACACGCCTAGTTGCATCCCTTACCACACCACAATCAATAGAAGCCAACCTAAATAATTTCCCGCTAACTCCATCTGTTATTGTGAGCGTACTGAGATTCGTAATAAAGAATCTGCTTGTAAAAACAGTCTCTCCATTATCACAAAAAATCTCTATACTAGAATGATCCACAAAAATTTGAATCGTATGGCTTTCTGTTACCTTCCGTTCAGCAAACCGTTTCGTTCCAAACCTTTCCGCATACACATACGTCATATCGGAACGATCCAAACAATATTCATCACCATTTGAAGAAAAAGTAATAGAATCTCCTGCATCGTTTGATAAAGATAGTTCAAATTGTGAGTCTACAGACAGTTCTAGCTCAAATGCTTTTTGCGGTACACGCACCTCGGACAATATGACCGTTTCCTCTCGCCGCAATGATTCTAAGTCTTCAATAGGATTTTGAATTAGTTTATCTCCTTCAATGGATAACGTTCTAGGAATAGTTAGCATATGAGCCCACATATTCTTATCAGTTGGATACTCACTTTTCGAATTGCCCAGCCAGCCGATTAGGATTCTTCTTCCTTCATTGTCCTCATACGTTTGAGGTGCATAAAAATCAAAACCTTTATCTAGCTCATAATACGAATCATGCGTAAATTTACGATTGTCCACATCCATTTTTTCTCCTATTACATACACAACGGAGAACACATTTTTAAATGAGTATGGATCTTCACTAGTCAAGCCTTGCGGGGAAAAGATAAACACACCTTTATCCTCTTTTTCGAAGTAATTAGGGCATTCCCACATGTAACCAAATTCATCAAATTGAGTATTCACTATGCCTTTATAAGTAAGCGAATCTTTACCTCTCCCCTCATAAAGGGCCAACGCCCCAAGTTTGGAACGAGTTTTCCCTCCTACGAGCATATAGTACGTATCTTTCCTCTTAAATACGACAGGATCTCGATAATCTCTAGTAAAATCAGCATCATTCACATCTGCAATAACACCATACTTCTCGATATCATTGGTTGGCAACATCTTTGCATAGCATTGTGTGGGATAAGGTTCGTTATTTGGTGTTAAGTGATTGCCAGTATAAAATAAGTGCAGCTCGTCATTTTCCACTAAAGCTGATCCTGAAAAACAACCATGTGAATCATACGATTGGTCTGGAAAAAGCGCTATTCCATGATCTGTATAATGTACAAAATCCTTTGTGGACACATGATACCAATGCTTCAGTCCATGAACTGGCCCTAGAGGAAACCACTGATAAAAAATGTGGTGTTCCCCGTTGTAAAAGGCAAGGCCATTTGGATCATTTAATAACCCATGATGGGGTGCAATGTGATAAGAAGGATAGAATTCGTCTGTCTTTGTCTTCTGTTCAATATCCTTGAGATAGTCAGCTGATACATCTGATAATGGGACGAACCGATTTTGTCTATTAGAGAAATCCATTTTACTAGCATCCTTTCTCATGGGTGATCTTACGTTAACTAGTTTTTTCCGTTAAATTCGTGTTTTGGGTGATTTCTTCTGTTTTCTCTTTATAGGCGAAGCGCGTTGCAAGGAAAGCTGTCGTTAAGGCAACTGCTATAACCAAAATATATTGAAGCAAGCCATCACCAATGTAAAGCAACATGCCAGGGAGCATGGTCGAACCTGTTCCAGCAGCTGCAATTCCTAATAGAGAAGCTAAACCCCCTCCTACAGCACCACCAAGACATCCATATAAGAAAGGTTTTACCTTTGGAAGCGTGATGGCGAACATAACAGGTTCTGTAATACCAAGAAAAGCCGGAATGACAGCACTAGTCATGTTCGAACGTTTCACTTTATTGCGTGTAGCTGAAATGATAGCCAACGCTGCCCCCGCTTGCCCCGCAATAGCAGCTGTTCCAATAGGATTGATTAAGTCGTACCCTGTTTCGGATACCATCTTTACAGTAATCGGGATGATTGTATGATGCATACCAGTAATAGCCAAGAATTGAATAGCTCCTCCGTAGATGACACCACCAATGCCATATGGCAATTCAAAGAAGTACATAATTCCGCTTGTTATAACGTTTTCGATTCCTAGAATCATTGGACCAACTAATACAAGTCCTAGTACTAGAGAGAATAATAGTGTGATAAACGGTGTTAAAATTAGGTCTAATGCTTCTGGTGTGCGTTTTCTTGCTGTTTTTTCAATCTTCGATGCTAGCCACCCCATAAACACAGCAGGCAGAATCGAACTTTGCATACCAGTAATCGGAATATCAAATCCTAAAAATGGCAAGAGCAATGGTTCTGCATCACCAAACGTTACGGCCCACTTACTCGGCAATTGGGGGGCTACAAGCATCAACCCGAGCGCTATCCCAATGACCGGCGATCCTCCAAACTTCTTCATAGCTGACCATGTTACTAATACTGGAATAAACGTAAAGGATGTATCTGTTAACACTTGCGATAACGTTAATAATTGAGAAGACAACTCCAAGTTAAATCCATTAAGTAAAAGTCCACGTAATCCCATCAGTAATCCCGTCGCTACTAAAACCGGGATAATCGGGATGAAAATATCTGCAAAAGCTCTTGTCAGTTGTTGAGCCAGAGACATGTTCTTTTTCGCTTCTTCTTTTACATCTCCCTCTGCTACTCCCATTTCAACCAATGCTGCATATACCTTGTTCACAAAGCCTGTTCCTAGAATTACTTGGTGCTGGCCACTTTGAAAGAAATAGCCATTTACACCTTCAATTGCTTCTATGCTTTCTTTGTCAAACAGGTCATCATCAACCAAAACAACTCGTAACCGTGTAGCACAGTGAGCCATACTATGAATGTTCTCTTCCCCACCAAATGCTTCTAGAATACTTTGAGCCACTTTCTTTGCATCTTTCGCCATTACAAGTCCCTCCTTTTTTTAACCAAAACCATCATTTCTTCAATCCTTTTCGGAAACGTTTCCAATTTTATTTAAAATAAACACCCTTAATTTGGAAACGTTTCCACTTTAGGGTAAAAAAATAGATTCCTTGTTTTATATTATAAGAATGAAAATAAATTTGGAAACGTTTCCAAATTACTCTAAAAAAATAGAAAACAAAGAAATCGCTTTAAACTTACTTATATCTTATCTTCGTTTTCTTAAGGTGTCAATACTTTTTTTAGCAATAAGATTACTACCTATACGAACCCCCATCACACCGTGCTAAATCCATCATAAAATTCTACTGGAAGTACGATTCTAGACTTCACGGGTTCTTCATGGATGATGTTTAACAATGCTGTTACAGCCTGTTCCCCCATATCTTGAACAGGTTGACGGATCGTGGAGAACGTTAATCCCGCTTCCTTACTACTCCTTAATCCATCATAACCTATGACCTGTACATCTTTAGGAATATTTTTTCCTTGTTTCTCTAATGTGTTAATAATAATTCTAGCCCACTTGTCATTCATCGCAAAAATTCCATCTAGCTCAGGATGTTCTGACACGAATCCTTCAATGGTCTGTTCCAAGTGTTCAATCGGTTCTTCTTTTTCAAAAATAACACAGGAGATATCTATTTCTTGAGCTTTCTCTTCAAATCCATTGCGTCTATACATGGATTCATTTTTGATGGTTGAAATACTTCCCATGAAAGCTATGTTCGTACATCCTCGATTCACCAATTGCTGCGCGGCCATTTGCCCACCTTTGTGGTTATCACTCGTAATATAGACGACATCCTCCGTAAAATGTCGGTCAATGCTTACAATCGGAAGGTTACTAGAGACATACTGATCGATATCTTCACTATATGTAATCGCAATTAAGCCATCAATTTTATTTTTTTCTAGCATATTAATATAGTTGATTTCCTTTTGGGCATCACTCTCAGAGTTACAGAGAATCATTTTATACCCATTACTAGATAACGTCTTTTCCACAAAGTACGCAAACTCAGAGAAAAAGGGATGCCAAATCGATGGAACAATTAAAGCAACTGATTGTGATTGCTGCATCTTGAAGTTTCTCGCCACTTCATTCGGTTGATAATTCAAATCTTTAATCGCTTGTTCCACTTTAATACGAGTCGATTCCTTGACGGACCCCGTTCGATTAATAACCCTCGATACAGTGCCAAGTCCAACCCCTGCTTTTTGTGCCACATCTTTCATCGTACTCATTGTTTCACCTTCTCTCGTTCATACAAACTGGTGCTTGATATTCTATTATACCCTAGATACAGCCAGTGTTAAAACATCTACTTGGGTGGGATAGCTTCTTTAAATATCCTATTTGTGTAGGAAAACATAATTTAGAAACAAGAACCCTCTAGTGATTGGGACAGTTTAGATTTATGAACTGCCTTTTATTCGTTTAACGCAGGAATGATTACTACTTTTGGGACAGAGAAAATATCTAATCTATGAGCAGTTCACTCATCAAAGTTATCTAAGATTATGTAACAAAATTATGGAATGCCTAATAATATTAAAATATCTAGTTACAGTTATCTCTATACGTCTTTATTTCTTCATTTACAGCTTTTGTATCGCTATAAATTCTTTTGAAGCTTCTGTAAAATCGCTCATATTGCTCCACTTGATCTAGTTGCGGATAGAAGGTTTCTCCATACATAACAAACATATTCACAGAATCTTCCAAAGTAGGAAACCATCCTACTCCATAACTAGCTAAAATGGCAGCACCTAGGCTTGGACCATGCTCATTCTCCAATTTTTGTATGGATGCATCAAATATATTAGCTTGTATTTGTAACCAATTATCATTCTTTGCTCCACCACCTATGGAATAGATATGATTAATTTCATGATTCGATTCTCGTAAAATGTCTAGTGCTTCACGAAGAGAAAAGGTAACCCCTTCAACCACTGCACGGATGAAATGGTTGAACGTATGCGAAGCATCCATTCCAATGAAACTTCCCCTGATTGTAGAATCACCGTGAGGGGTTCTCTCTCCTACAATATAAGGTGTAAACAACAAACCATTCGAGCCAGCTGGAACTTTATTAATCTGCGCTAATAAACTTTCATAGGTTGCATCAGCAGCAAACGTGTCTTTAAACCAGCTTAAGCTATACCCAGCTGCAAGCGTTACGCCCATTACATAAAAAGCATCTTGCTTTCCATGGTTAAAATAATGAACCGCTCCGTTGTACTGGCGTTCGTCATGTTCCTCATAGCTCAACATAACTCCTGATGTACCAATGCTACATAATGTTTTTCCTGAGGAGAGCACCCCTGCTCCTATTGCTCCACATGCATTATCTGCTCCCCCTGCAAAAACTTGCGTACTCGACGACAAACCACATCTTTTAGCTACTTCTTCTGTAATATTTCCTACACAATGATGTGATTCTACTAATTCAGGACAAAGGTCGATTGAAATCCCTAATGCCTCACATATAGTTAGACTCCATTGTTTATTGACAACATCTAATAACAATGTACCAGCTGCATCTGAAAAATCCATTTGTAATTTGCAAGTCATTCGATACCGCAGATAATCCTTTGGTAACAAAAATGTGGTTGCTCTACTATAGTGATCAGGTTCATGATTTTTCACCCACAGTAGTTTTGGTAACGTAAAACCTTCTAAGGCAGGATTCTTTGCGATTTCATAAAGTTCTTCCCCAAGGGTTTCTTCAATATTTTTGCACTCTTGAGATGTTCTTGTATCATTCCATAAAATCGCATTCCGAATCACATTCCCTTTGTCATCTAACAATACCAAACCATGCATTTGACCGGAGTAAGAAATTCCTTGAATATGTGCTGCATCAATCCCGGTCTTCTGAATAACTTCTTCTATAGCTAAGTAGGTTTGTTGCACCCAATCTTCAGGATTTTGCTCGTTATAACCCGGATAAGGCTGTAATAGCGGATACTCCCTAGTAGCTTCTGCCACTACTTTTCCATCTTGACGAACAGCTAAAACTTTAACTCCACTCGTCCCCAAATCTATACCTAGTACATAGCACATATAGATCCTCCTTCTATTATCCTTTTGTAGCCCCAGTCGTAAGACCATCAACAATATACTTCTGTAAGAAGATGAAGGCTATTACAATTGGTAAGGATGACACGAATGAGGCAGCCATTAAGTTGTTCCAAACCGACTGATACTCCCCCATATAATTGAAAATACCAACAGTTACTGGTCTCATTGAGTTGTCATTTGATAGCGTCAATGCGAAAAGAAGTTCATTCCAAGCCATTAGAAATGTAAAAGTTCCTACTGTAATTAAACCAGTTCGGGTTAATGGAAGAATTACTTTAAAGAATGTAGTAAACTTATTACATCCATCGATAAGTGCCGCTTCTTCTAATCCTTTAGGTAGTCGTAAAAAGAAAGGACGTAACAGGATGATTGCAAACGGTAATAAAACAGTCGTATTCGCAATGATCAACCCAAGAAATGTATCGGTAAGTCCTATTTTTTGATAAATAATGTATAGTGGTGTGGCCATAATAATGGTTGGAAACATTTGACTCGTGATAAGGATTCCAACAATGACAACCAATCCAGTAATTTTCTTACGTGCTAAAGCGTATGCTGCTGGTGCAGAAAGTAATAATGTTAGTAGCATACTACCAGATCCAATGATAAAGCTATTTTTCATATACAGAAGCATTGATTTTTCACCTTGAAAAATCTCAACATATGGTTTGAATGTAGGTTCATTTGGAAAGAAAATCGGTGGGCTGGAGAAAATTTCATTTAATGGCTTAATCGACGTAATAAACATCCAATAGACCGGGAACATCATTATACACGTTGCTAGAATACCAAGTACCATAAATAGGATTGTACGTCTATTATTTGTATTTACCATTAGTTCGCTTCCTCCTTTTGCATTAGTTTCAGATACACAATTGCAAGAATAATTACAAGGATTAGCATAATTCCGCTAACTGCTCCACCTTCTCCAAAGTTGAATTGCAAGAATGATAGTTTATATGCATAATATGGAATAACAGTGGTAGCATCTAATGGGCCGCCACCAGTCATTACATAAATAAGGTCAAACACTTTAAATGAGTTGATTAGCCCAAGCATCAGTAATACTAATATGGTTGGCTTCATCAATGGTAAAGTGATTTTCAAAAACGACCTCCACCCGTTTGCTCCATCAATTTTGGCTGCTTCATACAAATCACGAGGTAATGTAGAAAGACCACCTAATAAAATAATCATATAGAATGGGATCCCGTGCCATATGTTTGCGGCAGTAACAGCTATTAGGGCAAACTGTTCACTTGAAACCCATAATATATTTTCTTCAATTAATCCTACTTGCGTTAAGACAAAGTTTAATACTCCTGAATCCCCGGCCATGATCCACTTATAGAGAACTCCTACTACAACAGATGGAAGCATCCACACTACAAGGATTAACCCTCTCATAAAGTTCACACCAGGAAACTTTTGTCTAAATAATACTGCAAGCGCGAACCCTATAATAAACTCAATAACAATACAGGCAAATGTAAAGATAAACGAATTAACTAAGGCCTTATACAGTAAAGGGTCTGAGAATATAGCCTGATAGTTCGCTAGACCTGCCCATACTCCGCCTGTCATAAAGTTTGATACATCCATTTTTTTAAAACTCAACATAATATTATATAAAATAGGATAAAGGATAAAAATCAAGAAGAATAGAATGGTTGGAAATAAGAAAAGATGGTCGGTAAACCAATTCATTTTCCTCTTACTATTTTTCTTGTACTTAACCTTCTGCTTTGTATTCATATTTAATTTTGTCGCTCCCGTTTTCATGTCCATTCGAACGCCCTCCTTTAAAGCAATGGTGCTGTGTTTGATACCACAACACCATCACTTGAAGATCCTATTGAGGTTTTTTTATTCTGTCATTAGTAGAGGCTTAATTTCCTTTTCTGCTTCTTTGGCAATTTTTTTAGCATCTTTTCCTAAAACCGTTGCTTGTACTAATTCTTGTACCACCGCTGAAATCTCAGGATAGTTCGGTCCATAAGCTCTCGATTTAGCATATTCTAACCCTTTCGTAAATACCTTCATATTTGGATCGTTTACAATCTCTGGAGCTTCTGCAATTGCCTTTACGCTTGGAAGGTTACCATCTTCTAGAATAAAGCTTTTGTATGTTTCGTCATCATAAAAGAACTTCATAAACTCAAATGCTTCTTCCTTGTGTTTACTGGTGGAACCAATTCCGATTGCTTCCCCACCGATGATAGTAGCCCGTTGTTTCCCTTTTGGTAATTCAGCAACCGCCCATTCGAAATCAGCTTCTTGGTTTAATGTAGGCACATTCCAACTTCCATTAATCTGCATAGCTGCCTGTTCCGATAAGAATTGTAAGTTGGCATCATTCTGTTGCCAGTTAAGCATTTCTTTGGAGACAGAGCCATCCTCTAATAAAGTTTGACGGAACTCAATTGCATTAACGCCTTCTTCACTTGATAATGTATCTAAGTCAGCACCTGCCTGCCAGATCCAAGGCAAGAAATTGAACGTCCCCTGTTCATCTTTTGATCCCGCCATAGCTAATCCATACACATTATCGTTTGTTAACTTACTTGCATAATCACGGATATCTTCCCATGTTTCAGGGGGCGAATCCAGTCCAGCTTTTTCGAACATTTCTTTGTTATAATAAAGAGCTAAGTCGTTGTTGTATAGTGGCAAACCATAATAATCCCCTTTAAAAATTTGTGGCTCTAATGACCCTTCGAAGAACTTTTGATCCAATCCAGATTCATTAATCATTTTAGAGATATTTGCAGCTATACCAGCGTCTGCAAAAGCCTGAAAACGGGAGTGAGAATTGACAAAAAGGTCAGGTAGTTCATTTGCTGCTGCAGCATTGATCATCTTCGAGTCAAAATTACTTCTGGTGATTTCCGTACGTTTAATCTGTATATCTTCATGTTCTTCATTAAATTTTTCAATAACATTGATGTAAGCATCTCTTCCTTGCATAAAGTCCCAAATCTCAAGGGTTACTTGATCGCTACCTTCTGCCTGATTTGCTTCTGAAGAACTAGCTGAATCTCCACCACTACAAGCCGTTATCACACCCATGATTAAAAATACACTGAACACCAATAAGAAATGTTTTATTCGGAACATAAAATGCCCTCCCTTTATTTTTTTACCAGCCGTCTGCATTTTCTTTGGATCCTATACGGTAACCATGGCAAGCTCTTCAGCCAGTGCCCGAACCTCTAATTCCTTCTTATTCACTTCTATAACTTGTTCAACCCACTCTGTTGGAAGAGCAGATTCACCGTGTAAAGCACCTACCCAGGCTCCTACTAGATTAGCATTGGTATCCGTGTCTCTTCCTAAATTACAACAGGCAGGGATAGCGCTTACATTTCCTCCCTTAAAAACAAAAGCAGCAATTGCAAAGGGGATTTGCTCTGCAAAGAAAAATGTAGTGTAGCTCTCATCTGAATAGTCAATAGGCTCTACTTTTGGTGGCAACGGTGCATCCCTTTCAATTGGAGGATCTTGACCTGTAATTTCCCAAATGTGTGCTGTATTTGGCATCAAAGCATGTTGATATAGCTTTTCTGCTAGATCCCAAATATCAGTAGCTTCTTCTGCAAGGGAAATAGCACGCTTTATTAATGTTGCTGCTAAAGGACCGCATTGATGTAACATAGCGTCAATCATTGATTGGTGAGTTGCCTCTTCTTTCAAACCTTCTGCAATACCCGCAACTACAGCTGCTACAAAATCTTGTTCAAGTGGAGCTTTC
This genomic stretch from Pontibacillus yanchengensis harbors:
- a CDS encoding ABC transporter substrate-binding protein, which produces MFRIKHFLLVFSVFLIMGVITACSGGDSASSSEANQAEGSDQVTLEIWDFMQGRDAYINVIEKFNEEHEDIQIKRTEITRSNFDSKMINAAAANELPDLFVNSHSRFQAFADAGIAANISKMINESGLDQKFFEGSLEPQIFKGDYYGLPLYNNDLALYYNKEMFEKAGLDSPPETWEDIRDYASKLTNDNVYGLAMAGSKDEQGTFNFLPWIWQAGADLDTLSSEEGVNAIEFRQTLLEDGSVSKEMLNWQQNDANLQFLSEQAAMQINGSWNVPTLNQEADFEWAVAELPKGKQRATIIGGEAIGIGSTSKHKEEAFEFMKFFYDDETYKSFILEDGNLPSVKAIAEAPEIVNDPNMKVFTKGLEYAKSRAYGPNYPEISAVVQELVQATVLGKDAKKIAKEAEKEIKPLLMTE
- the xylB gene encoding xylulokinase; protein product: MCYVLGIDLGTSGVKVLAVRQDGKVVAEATREYPLLQPYPGYNEQNPEDWVQQTYLAIEEVIQKTGIDAAHIQGISYSGQMHGLVLLDDKGNVIRNAILWNDTRTSQECKNIEETLGEELYEIAKNPALEGFTLPKLLWVKNHEPDHYSRATTFLLPKDYLRYRMTCKLQMDFSDAAGTLLLDVVNKQWSLTICEALGISIDLCPELVESHHCVGNITEEVAKRCGLSSSTQVFAGGADNACGAIGAGVLSSGKTLCSIGTSGVMLSYEEHDERQYNGAVHYFNHGKQDAFYVMGVTLAAGYSLSWFKDTFAADATYESLLAQINKVPAGSNGLLFTPYIVGERTPHGDSTIRGSFIGMDASHTFNHFIRAVVEGVTFSLREALDILRESNHEINHIYSIGGGAKNDNWLQIQANIFDASIQKLENEHGPSLGAAILASYGVGWFPTLEDSVNMFVMYGETFYPQLDQVEQYERFYRSFKRIYSDTKAVNEEIKTYRDNCN
- a CDS encoding carbohydrate ABC transporter permease, whose protein sequence is MDMKTGATKLNMNTKQKVKYKKNSKRKMNWFTDHLFLFPTILFFLIFILYPILYNIMLSFKKMDVSNFMTGGVWAGLANYQAIFSDPLLYKALVNSFIFTFACIVIEFIIGFALAVLFRQKFPGVNFMRGLILVVWMLPSVVVGVLYKWIMAGDSGVLNFVLTQVGLIEENILWVSSEQFALIAVTAANIWHGIPFYMIILLGGLSTLPRDLYEAAKIDGANGWRSFLKITLPLMKPTILVLLMLGLINSFKVFDLIYVMTGGGPLDATTVIPYYAYKLSFLQFNFGEGGAVSGIMLILVIILAIVYLKLMQKEEAN
- a CDS encoding carbohydrate ABC transporter permease, with amino-acid sequence MVNTNNRRTILFMVLGILATCIMMFPVYWMFITSIKPLNEIFSSPPIFFPNEPTFKPYVEIFQGEKSMLLYMKNSFIIGSGSMLLTLLLSAPAAYALARKKITGLVVIVGILITSQMFPTIIMATPLYIIYQKIGLTDTFLGLIIANTTVLLPFAIILLRPFFLRLPKGLEEAALIDGCNKFTTFFKVILPLTRTGLITVGTFTFLMAWNELLFALTLSNDNSMRPVTVGIFNYMGEYQSVWNNLMAASFVSSLPIVIAFIFLQKYIVDGLTTGATKG
- a CDS encoding ADP-ribosylglycohydrolase family protein; translated protein: MSTKDKMIGSYLGAAIGDAMGGPMESSHYKRIQKYIGEVKGLLRYEEPYLLPERLTDPQGTFFPGYALHPEPGSITDDTFCRKDITKFIIETKGERTPEKLVDWLLKNGELDTQWPQIMVGALHKIKNGEVSAEECGRSYKQGGGIGWWFPIGIIHAGDPEGAAKEGRYLSSIWKAPLEQDFVAAVVAGIAEGLKEEATHQSMIDAMLHQCGPLAATLIKRAISLAEEATDIWDLAEKLYQHALMPNTAHIWEITGQDPPIERDAPLPPKVEPIDYSDESYTTFFFAEQIPFAIAAFVFKGGNVSAIPACCNLGRDTDTNANLVGAWVGALHGESALPTEWVEQVIEVNKKELEVRALAEELAMVTV